One stretch of Harpia harpyja isolate bHarHar1 chromosome 17, bHarHar1 primary haplotype, whole genome shotgun sequence DNA includes these proteins:
- the N4BP2L1 gene encoding NEDD4-binding protein 2-like 1 isoform X2 encodes MVKLSFEPNFHGISRQLKRDYPSAVVLSTDDFFIENGVYMFEPDFLEDAHKWNQKRAHKAMKNGKSPIIIDNTNIHAWEMKPYVLMARENGYEVIFQEPDTPWKFNVQELTRRNIHHVPRQKIQRMKEQYEHNVTFHSVLRAEKPSRDERSSSGPNAAYGMGAHSNRPPAFSNRRLQVARTNNMPFN; translated from the exons ATGGTCAAATTGTCTTTTGAGCCCAACTTCCATGGGAttagcag acagctgAAACGTGACTATCCCAGTGCTGTAGTTCTTAGTACTGATGACTTCTTTATCGAAAATGGCGTATACATGTTTGAGCCTGACTTCCTAGAGGATGCACACAAATGGAACCAAAAGAGAG CACACAAGGCAATGAAGAATGGGAAAAGCCCCATCATTATTGATAATACCAACATCCATGCTTGGGAGATGAAGCCGTACGTGCTGATG GCACGTGAAAATGGATATGAAGTTATATTCCAAGAACCAGATACGCCCTGGAAGTTCAATGTTCAAGAACTGACAAG AAGGAATATTCATCACGTCCCTCGACAAAAGATACAACGGATGAAAGAACAATATGAGCACAATGTTACCTTCCACAGTGTTCTTCGGGCTGAAAAACCAAGCAGAGATGAGAGAAGCTCCAGTGGACCAAATGCAGCTTATGGCATGGGTGCCCATTCCAAccgccctccagccttctcaaaCAGAAGACTTCAGGTAGCACGTACAAACAACATGCCATTTAACTGA